The Symphalangus syndactylus isolate Jambi chromosome 23, NHGRI_mSymSyn1-v2.1_pri, whole genome shotgun sequence genome has a window encoding:
- the GLP1R gene encoding glucagon-like peptide 1 receptor isoform X3: MARAPGPLLLALLLLGMLGRAGPRPQGATVSLWETVQKWREYRRQCQRSLTEDPPPATDLFCNRTFDEYACWPDGEPGSFVNVSCPWYLPWASSVPQGHVYRFCTAEGLWLQKDNSSLPWRDLSECEESKRGERSSPEEQLLSLYIIYTVGYALSFSALVIASAILLGFRHLHCTRNYIHLNLFASFILRALSVFIKDAALKWMYSTAAQQHQWDGLLSYQDSLGCRLVFLLMQYCVAANYYWLLVEGVYLYTLLAFSVFSEQRIFRLYVSIGWGVPLLFVVPWGIVKYLYEDEGCWTRNSNMNYWLIIRLPILFAIGVNFLIFVRVICIVVSKLKANLMCKTDIKCRLAKSTLTLIPLLGTHEVIFAFVMDEHARGALRFIKLFTELSFTSFQGLMVAILYCFVNNEPY; this comes from the exons GGTGCCACTGTGTCCCTCTGGGAGACGGTGCAGAAATGGCGAGAATACCGACGCCAGTGCCAGCGCTCCCTGACTGAGGATCCACCTCCTGCCACAG ACTTGTTCTGCAACCGGACCTTCGATGAATACGCCTGCTGGCCAGATGGGGAGCCAGGCTCATTCGTGAATGTCAGCTGCCCCTGgtacctgccctgggccagcagTG TGCCGCAGGGCCACGTGTACCGGTTCTGCACAGCTGAAGGCCTCTGGCTGCAGAAGGACAACTCCAGCCTGCCCTGGAGGGACTTGTCGGAGTGCGAGGAGTCCAAGCGAGGGGAGAGA AGCTCCCCGGAGGAGCAGCTCCTGTCCCTCTACATCATCTACACGGTGGGCTACGCACTCTCCTTCTCTGCTCTGGTTATCGCCTCTGCAATCCTCCTCGGCTTCAG ACACCTGCACTGCACCCGGAACTACATCCACCTGAACCTGTTTGCATCCTTCATCCTGCGAGCATTGTCCGTCTTCATCAAGGACGCAGCCCTGAAGTGGATGTATAGCACGGCCGCCCAGCAGCACCAGTGGGATGGGCTCCTCTCCTACCAG GACTCTCTGGGCTGCCGGCTGGTGTTTCTGCTCATGCAGTACTGTGTGGCGGCCAACTACTACTGGCTCTTGGTGGAGGGCGTGTACTTGTACACACTGCTGGCCTTCTCGGTCTTCTCTGAGCAACGGATCTTCAGGCTCTATGTGAGCATAGGCTGGG gTGTTCCCCTGCTGTTTGTTGTCCCCTGGGGCATTGTCAAGTACCTCTATGAGGACGAGGG ctgctggacCAGGAACTCCAACATGAACTACTGGCTCATTATCCGGCTGCCCATTCTCTTTGCCATTGGG GTGAACTTCCTCATCTTTGTTCGGGTCATCTGCATTGTGGTATCCAAACTGAAGGCCAATCTCATGTGCAAGACAGACATCAAATGCAG ACTTGCCAAGTCCACGCTGACACTCATCCCCCTGCTGGGGACTCATGAGGTCATCTTTGCCTTTGTGATGGACGAGCATGCCCGGGGGGCCCTGCGCTTCATCAAGCTGTTCACAGAGCTCTCCTTCACCTCCTTCCAG GGGCTGATGGTGGCCATCTTATACTGCTTTGTCAACAATGAG CCCTACTAG
- the GLP1R gene encoding glucagon-like peptide 1 receptor isoform X2 yields MARAPGPLLLALLLLGMLGRAGPRPQGATVSLWETVQKWREYRRQCQRSLTEDPPPATDLFCNRTFDEYACWPDGEPGSFVNVSCPWYLPWASSVPQGHVYRFCTAEGLWLQKDNSSLPWRDLSECEESKRGERSSPEEQLLSLYIIYTVGYALSFSALVIASAILLGFRHLHCTRNYIHLNLFASFILRALSVFIKDAALKWMYSTAAQQHQWDGLLSYQDSLGCRLVFLLMQYCVAANYYWLLVEGVYLYTLLAFSVFSEQRIFRLYVSIGWGVPLLFVVPWGIVKYLYEDEGCWTRNSNMNYWLIIRLPILFAIGVNFLIFVRVICIVVSKLKANLMCKTDIKCRLAKSTLTLIPLLGTHEVIFAFVMDEHARGALRFIKLFTELSFTSFQGLMVAILYCFVNNEVQLEFRKSWERWRLEHLHIQRDSSMKPLKCPTSSLSSGATAGSSVYTATCQASCS; encoded by the exons GGTGCCACTGTGTCCCTCTGGGAGACGGTGCAGAAATGGCGAGAATACCGACGCCAGTGCCAGCGCTCCCTGACTGAGGATCCACCTCCTGCCACAG ACTTGTTCTGCAACCGGACCTTCGATGAATACGCCTGCTGGCCAGATGGGGAGCCAGGCTCATTCGTGAATGTCAGCTGCCCCTGgtacctgccctgggccagcagTG TGCCGCAGGGCCACGTGTACCGGTTCTGCACAGCTGAAGGCCTCTGGCTGCAGAAGGACAACTCCAGCCTGCCCTGGAGGGACTTGTCGGAGTGCGAGGAGTCCAAGCGAGGGGAGAGA AGCTCCCCGGAGGAGCAGCTCCTGTCCCTCTACATCATCTACACGGTGGGCTACGCACTCTCCTTCTCTGCTCTGGTTATCGCCTCTGCAATCCTCCTCGGCTTCAG ACACCTGCACTGCACCCGGAACTACATCCACCTGAACCTGTTTGCATCCTTCATCCTGCGAGCATTGTCCGTCTTCATCAAGGACGCAGCCCTGAAGTGGATGTATAGCACGGCCGCCCAGCAGCACCAGTGGGATGGGCTCCTCTCCTACCAG GACTCTCTGGGCTGCCGGCTGGTGTTTCTGCTCATGCAGTACTGTGTGGCGGCCAACTACTACTGGCTCTTGGTGGAGGGCGTGTACTTGTACACACTGCTGGCCTTCTCGGTCTTCTCTGAGCAACGGATCTTCAGGCTCTATGTGAGCATAGGCTGGG gTGTTCCCCTGCTGTTTGTTGTCCCCTGGGGCATTGTCAAGTACCTCTATGAGGACGAGGG ctgctggacCAGGAACTCCAACATGAACTACTGGCTCATTATCCGGCTGCCCATTCTCTTTGCCATTGGG GTGAACTTCCTCATCTTTGTTCGGGTCATCTGCATTGTGGTATCCAAACTGAAGGCCAATCTCATGTGCAAGACAGACATCAAATGCAG ACTTGCCAAGTCCACGCTGACACTCATCCCCCTGCTGGGGACTCATGAGGTCATCTTTGCCTTTGTGATGGACGAGCATGCCCGGGGGGCCCTGCGCTTCATCAAGCTGTTCACAGAGCTCTCCTTCACCTCCTTCCAG GGGCTGATGGTGGCCATCTTATACTGCTTTGTCAACAATGAG GTCCAGCTGGAATTTCGGAAGAGCTGGGAGCGCTGGCGGCTTGAGCACTTGCACATCCAGAGGGACAGCAGCATGAAGCCCCTCAAGTGTCCCACCAGCAGCCTGAGCAGCGGGGCCACGGCGGGCAGCAGCGTGTACACAGCCACTTGCCAGGCCTCCTGCAGCTGA
- the GLP1R gene encoding glucagon-like peptide 1 receptor isoform X1: MARAPGPLLLALLLLGMLGRAGPRPQGATVSLWETVQKWREYRRQCQRSLTEDPPPATDLFCNRTFDEYACWPDGEPGSFVNVSCPWYLPWASSGLPTPVPQGHVYRFCTAEGLWLQKDNSSLPWRDLSECEESKRGERSSPEEQLLSLYIIYTVGYALSFSALVIASAILLGFRHLHCTRNYIHLNLFASFILRALSVFIKDAALKWMYSTAAQQHQWDGLLSYQDSLGCRLVFLLMQYCVAANYYWLLVEGVYLYTLLAFSVFSEQRIFRLYVSIGWGVPLLFVVPWGIVKYLYEDEGCWTRNSNMNYWLIIRLPILFAIGVNFLIFVRVICIVVSKLKANLMCKTDIKCRLAKSTLTLIPLLGTHEVIFAFVMDEHARGALRFIKLFTELSFTSFQGLMVAILYCFVNNEVQLEFRKSWERWRLEHLHIQRDSSMKPLKCPTSSLSSGATAGSSVYTATCQASCS; the protein is encoded by the exons GGTGCCACTGTGTCCCTCTGGGAGACGGTGCAGAAATGGCGAGAATACCGACGCCAGTGCCAGCGCTCCCTGACTGAGGATCCACCTCCTGCCACAG ACTTGTTCTGCAACCGGACCTTCGATGAATACGCCTGCTGGCCAGATGGGGAGCCAGGCTCATTCGTGAATGTCAGCTGCCCCTGgtacctgccctgggccagcagTG GTCTCCCCACCCCAGTGCCGCAGGGCCACGTGTACCGGTTCTGCACAGCTGAAGGCCTCTGGCTGCAGAAGGACAACTCCAGCCTGCCCTGGAGGGACTTGTCGGAGTGCGAGGAGTCCAAGCGAGGGGAGAGA AGCTCCCCGGAGGAGCAGCTCCTGTCCCTCTACATCATCTACACGGTGGGCTACGCACTCTCCTTCTCTGCTCTGGTTATCGCCTCTGCAATCCTCCTCGGCTTCAG ACACCTGCACTGCACCCGGAACTACATCCACCTGAACCTGTTTGCATCCTTCATCCTGCGAGCATTGTCCGTCTTCATCAAGGACGCAGCCCTGAAGTGGATGTATAGCACGGCCGCCCAGCAGCACCAGTGGGATGGGCTCCTCTCCTACCAG GACTCTCTGGGCTGCCGGCTGGTGTTTCTGCTCATGCAGTACTGTGTGGCGGCCAACTACTACTGGCTCTTGGTGGAGGGCGTGTACTTGTACACACTGCTGGCCTTCTCGGTCTTCTCTGAGCAACGGATCTTCAGGCTCTATGTGAGCATAGGCTGGG gTGTTCCCCTGCTGTTTGTTGTCCCCTGGGGCATTGTCAAGTACCTCTATGAGGACGAGGG ctgctggacCAGGAACTCCAACATGAACTACTGGCTCATTATCCGGCTGCCCATTCTCTTTGCCATTGGG GTGAACTTCCTCATCTTTGTTCGGGTCATCTGCATTGTGGTATCCAAACTGAAGGCCAATCTCATGTGCAAGACAGACATCAAATGCAG ACTTGCCAAGTCCACGCTGACACTCATCCCCCTGCTGGGGACTCATGAGGTCATCTTTGCCTTTGTGATGGACGAGCATGCCCGGGGGGCCCTGCGCTTCATCAAGCTGTTCACAGAGCTCTCCTTCACCTCCTTCCAG GGGCTGATGGTGGCCATCTTATACTGCTTTGTCAACAATGAG GTCCAGCTGGAATTTCGGAAGAGCTGGGAGCGCTGGCGGCTTGAGCACTTGCACATCCAGAGGGACAGCAGCATGAAGCCCCTCAAGTGTCCCACCAGCAGCCTGAGCAGCGGGGCCACGGCGGGCAGCAGCGTGTACACAGCCACTTGCCAGGCCTCCTGCAGCTGA